Part of the Capsicum annuum cultivar UCD-10X-F1 chromosome 12, UCD10Xv1.1, whole genome shotgun sequence genome is shown below.
TAAtgttttttaacattttttttttctaaccaaCCATAAGATCCTTGTTTGGCCAGGCCCAAAATGGCTTAGCCCAAGATTTTTATACTTGTTTGGCCCATCAAACTTTGAAGGTTTTACCAAAGAAAATTTTTGTATTCTCTTTCTTtgaatatgaatataataaattaaaaaaagatttcatCATATcacattttatttcaaatgaagAGAATTAATTTGAATTATGTTTCCTAATTCAATTTAAGTAATATTATTTGATAAATTCTTAGATGTTAAAAAGTAGACATATCACATCAAGTtgtgctttattttttttcaatatattcaTTATTCTTGTAGGGTCTTgaaaagtagaaataaaaaagaaagacttATAATtacaaaagcaaaaaaaaggaTTGTCCCTCACGTCcacaaaagaaaggaaaaaaaataaaggtgaaaGAGATAGAActtaagaagataaaaaaaaaattcttttgttaaaacttaaaatagcGTACCAAACGAGCAGGTCAAATCGAatataaactaattaaaaatgagttaacaaaatgaataaaatatttgactcGACTCATATTTACcttccatttttttttcattatataataATCTTGTCGGTGAAGATCCAATTTCCCATTATATAATTACCTTCTGTTTTTCCTTCTCCGAGGGTCAGTGACGTGGCGCAAatcattaatgaaatttttttgggGATTTAATATGAGGGTcgttaaaataaagaaatataattgaAAAGATGAATGTAGTAgtaattttatatcattttcaacaGATAAGGCATATTTAGgccctttttccctttttttttctttaaaaaaaagtaaCCGTCCACTAATTAATCTTGATAACTACAGCCTAAGCCTTATTATCTCTACTTAAAATACATGAAACCATATTAATTAAATAGGATGATTTGccagaaaattaaattaaatgtatattgttatatgaaaatcaattatttgataattatgtcCAGTTTACTCCTGACTTTTCGTTTTAGGTTAATGTGTTAGAGATTTTAATTTGCACTAATTGacctttaaataaaaatatataaataaaaagagTACAATTTTGTTTAATATTGtaggattaattaattaaaacttaaaaagCATATGGGAAATATGTTGTGGTGTATAAGACACCTTCGTGGAACAAACAAGTGTCAAACCAAACGCGGTCTTGTGGACCCACAATAATTTACCCTTTATTACACCTCTTATTTACTCAATTTGCCATTACCACACCTTCgtaagggatcgtttggtgtgaggAATAAGTTATGACAGTTTCAAGATAAAATGCaggattatttcattttatatttagTTGAAGGTATTAGTTAGTCAAGAAATTATTTATTCCACTATTTATGTCTTactgatgggataagttatcacatatatATGGTGAATAGTTAATCCCGAGATTAATTATCTCGAgataacttgttcccaaccaaaTGATCCCTAAGTTGTTAATGCACACCTATGCTTTACGAGAGTTATTACCCtctaaactcattttttttaaaattgttttgtgcttctttttactgacgtggttgACAAATAGCAGAATATATTGTGCTCCTTTTGTGCTGGCTTGACATCCAGGTCAGCACAAAGGAgcacaaaaatacataaaagatgAGTTTAGGAGTAATGCCCATAAAGTAAAGATATGTAATATCGACTTCGGGTATAATTTAAGGATTACTTGACTCGttctaaaatgatagaaaattactcgttatatatatatatatatataatctcagTTGAATTATCCAATCTAGTACTTGAGAAAATGTTTGATCCATCTTGAGTATAAAATTGAAAGTtaacatattttcttatttatcatacagttcaagaaattcaaaaatcactAAGAGTAGTTTCATAATAATAGTTTGTGGAAGTAATGTGAAAATAGCATCTCAATGTCAAAATTGTGACGAAAAAATCTAATTTAagttggaaaaaattaaaataataatttgatcTTTAACAATTCCTAATTTGAACCATTTGACTTTAAATCAATTAATATATAACGTGATTTACGACATAAtcctttgttttgttttgttttgttttgttttgttttgtcaCAAAGAAATTAAACGATTCATTGAGACgttcttaatttttcaattcatttCATGTCTCGAAATTCATTATtagcaaaaataattatttagttatCATATAATGGAGAGAAATACTTATTTAAACTTGATATTTATATTACATCAAACAATTTAGCATTCACAATTAAAATTAGCATAAAAACATAATTCACCTAATTAATTATGGTTAAGTAACGAGTATATTTATGAAAGACACGTTTCGTACATTAATTAGTTTTAATATAagtaatatatatcaaatgaagcATATAATAAATGGATGTATCTTCAACGTCGTGAAATTAAATTTAATCCGATAATTTTTCCATGGTGACATAGGCATGATTCAATGAAtgtgtcatcaataaacatatttaaaaaccacCTTTTTATTCTTCGTGTGTTCATAAAGACTAAAATTTAACACCTTTTTATTACCGCTGTGAAATATAATTGAGCGTTGGCCGTTGGCCATTAGGTCTTATcacttttaaattcaaatattatctCCTTCGATCCATTTTAGtcatcatatttattaaaaataaccgATTCAAAACAATTGCCATCTTAAAAAATTAGGATATAATCAATCActtatttattttcatctttatcCTCATTTCAATAAATGGGAGAAAGTTTAATGTGATGAAAAAAAAGAGTATTACCCTTTTActatatgttttattaaatatatatcgtacaaaaaaatataacatgACAAGTAAAAAAAACATAGCGTTGGACGTTAGGCGTTGGGTCTTATCGCTTTTAATTAAAAGTTTCGATTTAAGCATAATTTCAACTTCAAATATTATCTCTTTCGATCCAGTTTAGTTATCATATTTACTAATATAACCAATCCAAAACAGTCGTcatcttaaaaaaataagatataattaatcacttatttattttcatctttaaCCTCATTTCAATAAATGGTAGAAAGTTTAAtgtgatgaagaaaaaaagtattatCTTTTTActatacattttattaaatatcgTATAAAAAATATAACCTGACAAGTAAAATGAATCGGGGAACTTTCTATAGAAAaatgttaagtcaatttcaattaATAATCACTTATTATAGTTCGCGTAATTCGCCGCGGAGAGAATATTCTTctaataaaagcaaaaaaaaaaaattgtaattaaagTACATAAAACACATGCACGTggacccaataaagtatagttTTTTTGgtcttatattatatatttattgtatGTAAGTGGCATTTGAGGTAGTTATTTCTAAGAATAATGGCATTTTATTTGtctaattttcaaatattttgactATATAAAGGTATTAATATGGAGTAACCAAACACTCCATTCATTGTTTTCAACATTCAACAAAATACATAGCAAAAAATCTGAATTCATTACAATTTTCAAGGTTTGTTCTTCTTGTtccttttcttgtttttgtttatATGGTACACAAGATTGTTGTTTGTTATTCTTTGGTAATTAGTACTAATACAGGTTCATTAATTTATGTAAAGTGTTGAATTTGTTAGTTTATAGTTTGAGGTTTTGAGTTGATCTTGTTTAGTTTATAGGTTCATaagtaaagtttttttttttttttatgtattttgctTATACTTGGTGAtctttttgtatgttttgtatgaagttttgatatttatgttgttggGGGAGCATAATTAGTgatatttttgtgtgttttttgtaTTAAGTTTTGATCTTTATGTATTTGGGAGTATAAGTAGTGATTTTTTTTGTATGGTATGTATAAAGTTTTGGAACTGGTAAAGTTggtgccatgtgaccaggaggcacgggttcaagtcttggaaatACTTTGgctgcaaggtaaggctgcatacaatataCTCTTGTGGTGGGCCCTTCCTTGAACGGCTAAAAATGTagggtaagactgcgtacaatataTCCTTGTGGTGGCCTTACCCAGACGGCCGGACACCACGCACAGCGGTTTAGTGCACCGGGCAACCCTTATTTATGTATAAAGTTTGagttttatgttgttgttttttttttttttgggggggggggggggggggggggggggttataaGTAGTGTTTGTTCTACGTGTTTTAGTATTGaagttcattttttttcttgttgggCAATTCTTAATCTTTTTTTTGGTGGGGTGGTGGGAGATTTGTTTTGTATAaagttatgatttctatgttgttgAGTAAGAGGATTTGTCTTTTGATTGTAATTTTGGACTTTCCTTTGTGTTCAATTTATTCATGGTGTGAAGAAAAGTCTAGTCTTTGAAATCTTTTAGGTCTATTCTTTGGTTTGTTTTTTTCTTGGAATTCTTTAGTTTTctggggagccttggagtaactggtaaagttgttgttatgtgaccaggaggtcacgggttcaagccttagaaacaatctctgacagaaatgcaaggtaagactgcgtacgatacaccttgtggtggggcccttccccagacaccgtgcatagcggtggctttagtgcaccgggctgcccttttcttttgttttctagCTTATCAGAGTTTTGGTTGTTTTAGGTTTCTATGCTTAttcattttcttagtttctttaaGTTATCATAAGATTGATGCATATGCTAAGTTATAACTTTGGTGAATCAATTCTTTAGTAACTATTGATCTGAGTTCCTTTCGGTTGTCTTTAACTTTTCTAGATGTATGgattgttgaaactcttggattAAGTATAGGAACGTTTGGATGTTATTATCCGAAGAATGGTTTCCTCAATGAATGATAATAGTTTTGTATCTTATCCATTTTTCTTGAGCATGTTCGTATTTAGCTTTTGCTCTTTTCGTATCTGATTCTTTGTTCTTTTGTAACAATctcttgtgattatgattatcAGTTTGCCAAATTCTTATTCCTCCGATCCAGCATACTGATTGTGATTTTCATTCTTGGCAGATTCTGTTAGTTATCATCGGAGTAGCAAATCCTTCTCTAGTTCATCGGAGTTGACATTGTCACATGATGTTGCAGCTCCTTGAGATGTTGTGATCACTTTAGTCGAGAGAGACTTGTTGATCTCATTGTGCTTCCATCACTGAGTGTGTGGTTTATAGCTTTTGTCTGAAACGTTGTTTGAAATCACTCTACCTCTTCTTAGTCGTTCCAGATGCAAGCATCCGAGAGACCCCATATGTGTGGCAGCGTCCACGCATTGTACAATCAGCCAATGCAGCAATGCGCCCCTTACCGTGTTTTTAAGAACAACTGCAAAGATAGTCACGGCTCACGGACGCAGCTTTCTTTTCAGGCGCAGAACGAACAATTCTTCACTCTGGATTCGTCACCGGCTACTGACTATATCGTCTATGATTCACCTCCTGCCTTGAGCATCTCATCCAATAGGAGTCCCTTCTCTCCGCAATGTTCGCAGTCATACATGTCTGATAACGCCTGCGGTTCACCTTTGAGTCGGTATTCAGGAGTTGATGATGGTGACCTGAGACACGTGCTGCGGGAGCTTGAGAATAAGTTACTGGGGCCTGAATCCGATACTGACAACAGCAGCAGTTGGTCTTTCAATGATGTGGTTATAAAACCGTCTTCCTTGACAAGGTGGAACCGAGTGTTGGACTTGGCCCCGAGCTTGAACTTGAAAGAGTTGCTCGATGCTTGTTCTGAAGCAGTGTCAGATGCTGATATATCAACTGCTGAAGTTCTTATGGACGTTTTAGAGCAACGGGTGTCTGTCTCCGGGGAACCTATGGAACGGTTGGGTGCATACGTGTTGGAAGGGCTTAGAGCACGACTACTATCGACAGGAAGCATCATATACAAAAAATTGAAGTGCGAAGAACCAACTGGCTCGGAATTATTGTCTTACATGCAAGTCATCTATAACATGTGCCCGTACTATAAATTCGCTTATATGTCTGCCAATGTCGTCATCAGGGAAGCGATGATGAATGAAAACAGAATCCACATCATTGATTTTCAGATTGCACAGGGAAGTCAGTGGATATTCCTCCTCCACGATCTTGCTCATCGGCCTGGTGGACCCCCATTTGTTCGTATCACAGGTGTTGATGATTCCGAATCAGCTTATGCACGCGGTGGAGGACTTCAGATAGTGGGCGAAAGGCTAGCAGAAGTTGCCAAATCATGTGGAGTTCCTTTCGAATTCCATGGTGCTGCATTATCAGGCTGCGAGGTCCAACTTTCGAACCTTCAAGTTAGGTACGGAGAAGTGCTGGCGGTAAACTTCCCTTATATGTTGCACCACATGCCAGACGAGAGTGTAAGCACTATCAATCATCGAGACCGCCTATTAAGACTAGTTAAAAGTCTGTCTCCCAAAATTGTGACATTGGTTGAACAAGAATCGAACACCAACACTGCCCCTTTCCTTCCAAGATTCCGCGAAACTCTTGATTACTATACAGCAATGTTCGAGTCAATTGATGCAGCTCGCCCTAGGGACAACAAGGAGCGGATCAGTGCAGAAGAGCACTGTGTGGCACGAGACGTTGTCAACATAATAGCATGTGAAGGGGCTGACAGAGTGGAAAGGCATGAACTCTTCGGAAAATGGCGGTTGAGACTTATGATGGCTGGATTTACACAATGCCAGTTGAGCCCATCGGTTGGTGAGACCATCAACGACATGTTGAAGGAGTACAGCCCACATTATCGATATGCAGAAAGCGAAGGAGCACTCTATCTCGGATGGAAAAATAGAGCTTTAGCTACTTCTTCTGCCTGGAGATGACATTTGTACATGCCATATGATCTCGATATTCTGTCTTTCGTTGAAAACTAGAAGCGCGAGTATACAGCGCTCGAGCGTATGAAATACTAGGTCTGTACATGCCAGCATAGGGAGGAGGAATATGGTGTTTTTGAAATAGACTCCATGTCTCCACACTTGGTTATTGTCATTTTCTCCAAAGTTTATAGGCTTTTTTCAACTAGGATCTTGAGTACTTTGCtagggcagcccggtgcattaaagctcccgctatgcgcaggatCCGGGGAAATCCAGTACTTTGCTAATGTACATGAAATCCAGTTTCAGCCTTCTAATTGAGCACAAAGCTTCCTGTTTAGTTGTTATGTTTCCCTCATTGTTTTCCTGTTCTTTGTACTTGAATTTGTTACGCTTGAGCCAAGGATctttcgaaaacaacctctctatctgcacgaggtaggggtaaggtctgcgacCACATTTGTATAACAAGTTCATATTTGGTTAATCGAAGCTCATGTAGGGAGCAACATGATCAGTGAAGATTTATGTCACCGAATTCTTAATTTTTTGCAATTGAGGCATAGTAAACaaatttttataatacaaatatttaaagaagacaaattataatacaaatataaaaaaaactatgtTATTTACTTCCTGGTTACTCCaccaagaaaatatcaaaaaaggaaaggaaaagattcaatcttggaaattttatgaaataaaaataaaattggaaggTAATATTAGTAATTTATGTAATATTTACTAAATACAAATTTTGGATGAGgactaaataaataattaaagccAAATGGATCAACATCCTCAATTTTCGAAAAAATAAAACAGatctttttttccattttgtgTTAAGGTGGCAAAATCTAATTTGTTAAAATTAAAAACCTTTAACTAATTACCAAAAAAGGGCATTTGAaagattttgttaattttattttcccattttttaaatttaaaaaaagaaaagaaaagaaaagaaacacctcaattttctcttctttgaaTCTGAATTTACAAATCCCCCATCAGTCACCATCAACACAGGTAGGTTTTCAGTCcctaaaaagaattaatttttattcttcattttttttaggttttttaaaaataaataagtattttttttcatttggttTATTGGATTTTTCgtgattattgtgatattaaattatttctttaaaaaattgtgtttttataTGACTGAAGATTTATGTGTTATGGATGATTAAGGACGTGGAATATATAGTAATTGTGGTGTTAAAAGTTAAGGTAATTCTGATTTTTTTTCGTTTCTTGTCCGGTGTTTTAATCGAATATTGGAATTGGTATTTCATTTTACATCGAAATGAAATTAGACGTGATATGAATTAGTTACATATCAACCTTTGTGGTTCATTGATTTTACAAAGAGTGATTTAGTCGATAAAGAGTTACGCTCGAGGTGGAAGTGTATTATCTATGACCTAAAATCTTTTGCAAGCGAAAAATTCTGGAGGGTCAGTTTGCATGCATTTCGAAATTGGAATAATGGGTTCGGCTCTctaactttttataaattttaaactcATGACGTGCGTCTAAACCCTTGTAACACTTGACCAAAGGCTTCACATTCTATAGTTAAAGTTCTTTATATTCTTTAGCGTAACGCATCTTGTATCCTGTGAATTATAATCAAATTTTCTAGGAAGACACACTCCAATTTcacggggtcctattaccccttgaactaaattttagcgtattttgtcattctttttagctgacgtggcgtcttttgtcaacctttttagctgacgtcgCACCTTTGACCTTTGACGTGGacctcattttatgtaataaaggtgtcacgtcagcacaaaagggtgacaaaaatatgctaaaattgagttggagtgtgtcgtagcaactttgaccatagttcggggGTACTGGATGTTTATCTGTATTCTTTATTCAGATTCATTTTGTTCCAATATTAatctttttttgttgatttggtTCTAGGCTTGGTGGTAGTCAAGAGCATTGTGTCTGTCGTAGTATTGGCTTGATATTTGTTACTGCTCTTTTATCTGAATGTTATGTACTGATTTCCTTAGTagttgttttgttttctttattgttgCGGCTCCTTTTCATAACTACTTTTATCTGCATACACTTTGCCGTCCCCAGACCCCATCCCCCAGGATTACATTGGATATGTTATTGCTGTTGTCATCGTCGTGGTCCATTTGGTTCTGATtggaaaatacaaaaattttgttGCAAGACCTGATAAAAACTTGAAG
Proteins encoded:
- the LOC107850860 gene encoding scarecrow-like protein 13, which gives rise to MQASERPHMCGSVHALYNQPMQQCAPYRVFKNNCKDSHGSRTQLSFQAQNEQFFTLDSSPATDYIVYDSPPALSISSNRSPFSPQCSQSYMSDNACGSPLSRYSGVDDGDLRHVLRELENKLLGPESDTDNSSSWSFNDVVIKPSSLTRWNRVLDLAPSLNLKELLDACSEAVSDADISTAEVLMDVLEQRVSVSGEPMERLGAYVLEGLRARLLSTGSIIYKKLKCEEPTGSELLSYMQVIYNMCPYYKFAYMSANVVIREAMMNENRIHIIDFQIAQGSQWIFLLHDLAHRPGGPPFVRITGVDDSESAYARGGGLQIVGERLAEVAKSCGVPFEFHGAALSGCEVQLSNLQVRYGEVLAVNFPYMLHHMPDESVSTINHRDRLLRLVKSLSPKIVTLVEQESNTNTAPFLPRFRETLDYYTAMFESIDAARPRDNKERISAEEHCVARDVVNIIACEGADRVERHELFGKWRLRLMMAGFTQCQLSPSVGETINDMLKEYSPHYRYAESEGALYLGWKNRALATSSAWR